In Tripterygium wilfordii isolate XIE 37 chromosome 15, ASM1340144v1, whole genome shotgun sequence, one DNA window encodes the following:
- the LOC120016778 gene encoding LOW QUALITY PROTEIN: NF-X1-type zinc finger protein NFXL1-like (The sequence of the model RefSeq protein was modified relative to this genomic sequence to represent the inferred CDS: inserted 1 base in 1 codon): MSIQSRNDRARLPARNVRQEWVPRGAAAASAVNPPLTISSNPPGNGTRPNHNNAPPDNRHRVNNASRGHTGRSSNPRKDRGRSETQTGKMKDENLPQLVQEIQEKLMKGTVECMICYDMVPRSAPIWSCKSCFAIFHLNCIKKWARAPTSIDLLAEKNQGFNWRCPGCQSVQLISSKEIGYVCFCGKRPDPPSDFYLTPHSCGEPCGNQLEKEAGDEGKGDLCPHVCVLQCHPGPCPPCKAFAPPRICPCGKKVITTRCSDRKSVLTCGRHCDKLLDCQRHRCENICHLGPCDPCLVLINASCFCKRKVEVVLCGEMAVKGEVKAEDGVFSCNLICGKTLSCGNHDCVETCHPGLCGDCDLMPGRVKSCCCGKTSLQEERQSCLDPIPTCSQKCGKALPCGMHHCEEVCHAGDCPPCMVLVTQNCRCGSTSRNXECHITTMENDKFVCERSCGQKKSCGRHRCSERCCPCSNSYNHYSGDWDPHFCQMACGKKLRCGQHFCESLCHSGHCPPCLETIFTDLTCACGRTSIPPPLPCGTPPPSCQLPCSVPQPCGHPSSHSCHFGDCPPCSVPVAKECIGGHVVLRNIPCGSKDIRCNKLCGKTRRCGLHACNRTCHPVPCDSPCGPETLSKASCGQTCGAPRRDCRHTCTTPCHPSASCPDVRCEFLVTITCGCGRLTVTVPCDAGGSSSGFSADTIHEASIVQKLPVPLQPVELNGKKVPLGQRKLVCDDECAKLERKKVLADAFDITPVNLDALHFGENSVMTELLVDLYRRDPKWVLSVEERCKYLVMGKSRGTTSGLKVHVFCPMLKDKRDAVRLIAERWKLAIYSAGWEPKRFIVVHATPKSKAPQRVIGVKGTTTLNTFHLPVFDHLVDMDPRLVVSFVDLPREADISALVLRFGGECELVWVNDKNALAVFNDPARAATAMRRLDHGSVYYGASMISQSVGALGGSSGSNAWGGAGSTEEGGALAALKGNPWKKAVVQDPGRREDSWADEEWSSGSAVQVSAWKVNETPIAASINRWSAFDSETSSNPAAASVKIEDTTERVENQSKSGLESIATCSSSAGQPNAADVIDNDLTEVVDDWEKAYE; the protein is encoded by the exons ATGAGCATTCAATCCCGCAATGACCGAGCCAGACTTCCTGCAAGAAACGTTCGCCAAGAGTGGGTCCCGAGGGGAGCTGCTGCGGCCTCAGCTGTGAACCCACCTTTAACTATCAGTTCCAACCCGCCTGGAAATGGTACACGTCCTAATCATAACAATGCGCCACCTGATAATAGGCACAGGGTAAACAATGCTTCCAGGGGCCACACAGGTCGGTCTTCAAATCCTAGGAAGGATAGGGGGAGGAGTGAGACTCAGACTGGGAAAATGAAGGATGAGAATTTGCCTCAACTTGTGCAAGAAATCCAGGAGAAACTCATGAAGGGTACCGTCGAATGTATGATTTGTTATGATATGGTGCCAAGGTCTGCTCCCATTTGGTCGTGCAAGAGCTGTTTTGCAATTTTCCATTTGAATTGCATCAAGAAATGGGCTCGTGCGCCCACTTCTATTGATCTATTGGCTGAGAAAAATCAGGGTTTTAATTGGCGGTGCCCTGGTTGTCAATCCGTACAGCTCATTTCATCAAAGGAGATTGGTTATGTTTGTTTCTGTGGGAAGAGACCTGACCCACCTTCAGATTTTTATTTGACACCTCATTCTTGTGGAGAACCCTGTGGAAACCAGCTTGAGAAAGAGGCTGGTGATGAGGGTAAGGGTGATCTTTGCCCTCATGTTTGTGTGTTACAGTGCCATCCAGGTCCCTGCCCTCCTTGTAAAGCATTTGCACCTCCGCGCATTTGTCCCTGTGGGAAGAAAGTAATTACAACAAGATGCTCGGACCGAAAGTCTGTTCTCACTTGTGGTCGGCATTGCGATAAGCTTCTTGACTGCCAGCGTCACCGTTGTGAAAATATTTGCCATCTTGGTCCATGTGATCCTTGTCTTGTCTTAATCAACGCCTCTTGTTTTTGCAAGAGAAAGGTTGAGGTTGTTCTATGTGGAGAAATGGCTGTGAAAGGCGAAGTTAAAGCTGAAGATGGTGTTTTTTCCTGTAATTTAATTTGTGGAAAGACGCTGAGTTGTGGAAATCATGATTGTGTCGAAACATGCCACCCTGGCCTTTGTGGAGACTGTGATTTGATGCCTGGCAGGGTTAAGTCGTGCTGTTGTGGAAAGACGAGCTTGCAGGAGGAACGCCAAAGTTGTTTGGACCCAATTCCTACTTGTTCACAGAAATGTGGTAAGGCCCTTCCTTGTGGGATGCATCACTGTGAGGAGGTATGCCATGCTGGGGATTGTCCACCCTGTATGGTTCTTGTCACACAAAACTGTCGATGTGGATCAACATCTAGGA GTGAATGCCATATAACAACCAtggaaaatgataaatttgtctGTGAGAGATCTTGCGGGCAGAAGAAGAGCTGTGGGAGGCACAGGTGTAGTGAGAGGTGCTGCCCTTGTTCAAATTCTTACAATCATTATTCTGGGGATTGGGATCCACACTTTTGCCAGATGGCATGCGGCAAGAAGCTAAGATGTGGACAGCATTTTTGTGAATCATTATGTCACAGTGGCCATTGTCCACCTTGTCTTGAAACTATCTTCACTGATCTGACTTGTGCGTGTGGGAGAACTTCAATCCCTCCTCCGCTGCCGTGTGGGACGCCTCCGCCATCCTGTCAACTTCCATGCTCAGTTCCTCAACCCTGTGGCCACCCGTCTTCTCACAGCTGCCACTTTGGAGACTGCCCTCCTTGCTCAGTGCCTGTAGCAAAAGAATGCATTGGTGGACATGTTGTTCTTAGAAACATTCCTTGTGGGTCAAAGGATATCCGATGTAACAAGCTCTGTGGAAAGACCAGGAGGTGTGGTCTCCATGCATGTAACAGGACTTGTCACCCAGTGCCATGTGACTCTCCCTGTGGACCTGAAACACTGTCAAAGGCTTCTTGTGGGCAGACATGCGGTGCTCCTAGGAGAGATTGCAGGCACACATGTACCACACCTTGTCATCCGTCAGCTTCTTGCCCTGACGTGAGGTGTGAGTTTCTGGTTACTATCACATGTGGTTGTGGTCGGTTAACAGTAACAGTTCCTTGTGATGCTGGAGGTAGCAGTAGTGGTTTCAGTGCTGATACCATTCACGAAGCCtccattgtccaaaagctgccAGTACCACTACAACCAGTGGAATTAAATGGGAAGAAGGTTCCACTTGGACAGAGGAAGCTTGTGTGTGATGATGAATGTGCCAAATTGGAGCGTAAAAAGGTTCTTGCAGATGCCTTTGATATTACACCCGTCAACTTGGATGCACTTCATTTTGGTGAGAATTCCGTTATGACAGAGTTACTTGTAGACTTGTATAGGCGTGATCCCAAGTGGGTGCTATCTGTGGAGGAAAGATGCAAGTATTTAGTAATGGGCAAGAGCAGAGGGACTACAAGTGGTCTGAAGGTTCATGTTTTCTGTCCGATGCTGAAGGATAAGAGAGATGCTGTGAGACTTATAGCTGAGAGGTGGAAGCTTGCAATTTATTCTGCTGGTTGGGAGCCTAAGCGTTTCATTGTGGTTCATGCGACACCTAAATCTAAGGCCCCACAACGTGTTATAGGTGTTAAGGGTACCACCACTCTGAATACGTTCCATCTGCCAGTTTTTGATCATTTGGTTGACATGGATCCTAGGCTTGTTGTTTCTTTTGTAGATCTGCCAAGAGAAGCAGATATTAGTGCATTAGTCCTGAGGTTTGGTGGGGAGTGTGAGCTAGTTTGGGTGAATGACAAGAATGCCTTGGCTGTCTTTAATGATCCTGCCCGAGCAGCAACTGCAATGAGGAGATTGGATCATGGATCTGTCTACTATGGGGCTTCGATGATTTCTCAAAGTGTTGGAGCATTGGGGGGATCATCCGGTAGTAATGCTTGGGGAGGAGCAGGGTCAACCGAGGAAGGAGGTGCCCTTGCTGCATTGAAAGGCAACCCATGGAAGAAGGCTGTAGTTCAGGATCCTGGTAGGAGAGAAGATTCGTGGGCTGATGAAGAATGGTCCAGTGGTTCTGCAGTGCAGGTTTCTGCTTGGAAGGTGAACGAAACTCCTATTGCTGCCTCAATAAACAGGTGGAGTGCGTTCGACTCTGAAACATCTTCGAATCCAGCTGCTGCATCTGTTAAAATTGAAGATACTACAGAACGTGTGGAAAATCAATCCAAGTCAGGGTTGGAATCGATTGCAACTTGTTCGAGTTCCGCAGGGCAACCCAATGCAGCAGATGTCATTGACAATGATCTTACTGAAGTAGTGGATGACTGGGAGAAGGCTTATGAATGA
- the LOC120016708 gene encoding uncharacterized protein LOC120016708 — protein sequence MPLKKAFGDDYLFFNILKSSSEFTGTLPANGLGLDPDLFGRDIDNVGREPVVFSVCEQIWYDWFLSSVTVGDMEDNESSNNTSVEKEEEEEAEEEVLKKKISNHPLYGLLVDTHLECLKEAYSCALRELKEALEQPQKEAIACIDSIQAQLRELTICDTVAPDHHQPSTSSSVDSSNDPRLQVE from the exons ATGCCCTTAAAAAAGGCATTTGGTGATGATTATCTGTTTTTTAATATCCTGAAATCGTCATCAGAATTTACAGGGACCCT GCCTGCAAACGGGTTGGGTTTAGATCCAGACCTGTTTGGCCGGGATATTGACAATGTTGGACGTGAACCC GTGGTTTTCAGTGTATGTGAACAAATATGGTACGATTGgtttttgagtagtgtaactgTAGGAGACATGGAGGATAATGAGAGTAGTAACAACACTAGTGTggagaaagaagaggaagaagaagcagaggaGGAGGTTCTCAAGAAGAAAATCTCTAACCATCCTTTGTATGGACTTCTGGTTGATACTCACTTGGAATGTTTAAAA GAGGCATACAGTTGTGCGCTAAGAGAGTTGAAAGAAGCATTGGAACAACCACAGAAAGAGGCAATAGCTTGCATCGATAGCATTCAAGCACAGCTGAGGGAGTTAACCATATGTGATACTGTTGCACCCGAtcatcatcaaccttccacCTCATCTTCAGTTGATTCCAGTAATGATCCAAGACTCCAAGTTGAGTAG
- the LOC120016781 gene encoding mitogen-activated protein kinase kinase 9-like produces MALVRERRQINLRLPLPEPSERRPRFPLPLPPSAASSSSATVIPITDLEKLNVLGHGNGGTVYKVRHKKTSEIYALKLVHGDSDPTVRRQVFREMEILRRTDSPRIVRCDGIYEKPSGDIAILMEYMDLGTLDTLLQRNGTITESALADVARQVLSGLSYLHGHKIIHRDIKPSNLLVNNKMQVKISDFGVSKIMCRTLDACNSYVGTCAYMSPERFDPDAYGGNYNGYAGDIWSLGLTLFELYVGHFPFLPPGQRPDWATLMCAICFADPPSLPDSASIEFRSFVECCLQKESSKRWTVSQLLSHPFVSKDPSL; encoded by the coding sequence ATGGCTCTGGTCCGTGAACGCCGTCAGATTAACCTTCGCCTACCCCTACCGGAACCCTCCGAGCGCCGTCCTCGCTTTCCCTTACCCCTCCCGCCATCTGCCGCCTCCTCCTCCTCGGCCACCGTAATCCCAATCACAGACCTAGAAAAACTCAACGTCCTAGGCCACGGAAACGGCGGCACCGTCTACAAAGTCCGCCACAAGAAGACTTCAGAGATCTACGCCCTAAAGCTCGTCCACGGTGATTCCGACCCGACAGTCCGCCGCCAGGTCTTCCGCGAGATGGAAATCCTCCGCCGAACGGACTCTCCACGCATCGTTCGCTGCGATGGGATCTATGAGAAGCCCTCCGGAGATATAGCGATTCTTATGGAGTACATGGATTTAGGAACACTTGATACTCTGCTTCAACGAAACGGGACCATCACTGAGTCCGCACTCGCCGATGTGGCGCGTCAGGTACTGAGTGGACTCAGTTACTTACACGGTCACAAAATCATTCACCGTGACATCAAACCATCGAATCTTTTGGTGAATAATAAGATGCAAGTAAAGATTTCCGATTTCGGAGTGAGTAAAATCATGTGCCGGACATTGGATGCCTGTAATTCGTATGTCGGGACTTGTGCTTACATGAGCCCGGAGAGGTTCGACCCGGATGCTTATGGAGGGAACTATAATGGTTATGCTGGGGATATATGGAGCTTGGGTTTGACCCTGTTTGAGCTGTACGTGGGTCACTTCCCTTTTCTGCCTCCGGGTCAGAGACCCGACTGGGCGACCCTGATGTGCGCGATATGTTTCGCTGATCCACCTAGTTTGCCCGACAGTGCGTCGATAGAGTTCCGGAGCTTTGTTGAGTGTTGCTTGCAGAAAGAGTCGAGTAAGAGGTGGACGGTGTCTCAGTTGTTATCGCATCCGTTTGTGAGTAAAGATCCGAGTCTGTAA